The Candidatus Synechococcus calcipolaris G9 nucleotide sequence GAAAGGCAGAGCACCAGTGAGCGTGTACCTTCTCGGTGTAGTAAGCTTTGAAATTGCGATAGGAAGACTGGTGGAAGCCGATGAGAATCGTCATAATTTCGCTCAGACACAAACTGCGCCTTCGACTACGATGAGCGAGTCCATTGCCTAGCAACTGTTGCTGCCACATCGGTTCAAACTGTTGGCAGAAATCATCGACGTAGCAAAATAACTCTTCTAGACTAAGCATAGGGCAAGCAGAGGGATGAGAATTGAGCACTTTCAGCCTATCTGTTCTGCCCCTCTCTTATCCCGAACTCACGTTGATTAACTTGCTGGATCTGGCGATCTGTCTTACGAGCTTGCTCCTTGAGAACTTGCTCTGTTTCTTGAAATCGGCGTTCGGTTTCTTTTTGGGCTTCGGCGAGTTCACCCAGTAAACGCCACACATCATCGGTAGTGGTTGCCATGGCTTTGAACCTAGATTTTTATGGCTTGGCTATCTTCTAGGATACCTAACTGCACTCCGCCGCTAGGGCAGATTCTACGGGTACTCCATCAATCTCTAGGACTGCTTCTCCCTCTACTAATTCACATAGGCTTTTCTCTAGGGGAAGTTGGGGTTGTTCTTGACCTAGCAAAATCGTCAAGATGTTGGCCGGTAGGGGTAAATCAGCAGGGGTGAGAACAATAGGTTGAGGGGTTGGCGGAGGCGTGACTTGAGGTTGAGGGGTTGGCGGAGGCGTGACTTGAGGTTGAGGGGTTGGCGGAGGCGTGACTTGAGGTTGAGAGGGCGGTATTAAAGGCGATGTAACAACAGGCGCAAGTTGATTGGTCAACGTAAAAGTAATTGGAGTTACGCCATTGACCAGTGCTTCAAGGGTAATCACCCCCGGTTCGCCATTGGTGACTAAGCCAGAGAGGGTTGCAATTCCATTGGCATTGGTAACAACCGTATTCCCCTGGGTAAAGGTGACTGATGGGCCAGTGTTGGGGGCTTGGAACTCAATGGTGAGTCCAGGCATCCCAGTGTTAACAAAGGTTTCCGAAAGTTGAATTTCAATCGGTTCAGACACCGGGGAATTGACCAAGGTTTGTTGATTATTACCTTGGAGAATATTGAGGCTAAAGCCTTGCACCTCAACGGCTCCCAGATCAACCGTGCCGACAATACGAGGGGCGCCCCGTTGGTCCGTTGTAACTACTCCGGGAACTTCGGCATTGACCCCGACATTAAGGGCAGGGCTATTGGGTAAGAGCATGTGGGTTTGAGTCGGGCCGCCATTGTCAGCCAAGGGGCCAATAATTTGACTGGTTGGAACTGAAGGAGTAATGACGTTGCCTGCCCCACTGGAGATCGCACCAATAATTCCTAAGGTATTATTTTGCCCAACAAGGTTATTGCCGATAAAGTTTAAATTGGCATCAAGGTGATCAATTTCAGGGGCGTAGCGTGCAGTGTTACCACTAATAATGCTGTTGGTCACATTGATCCTTGCAACCTCAATATAAATCCCACCGCCGCGATAATCAGTAGACTTATTATTACTGATTGTGCTGTTGGTCACATTGATCCTTGCATGCTCATTATAAATCCCACCGCCGCCTCGACCAGCCGTATTATTACTGATTGTGCTGTTGGTCACGGTGAGCATATTTCTAGGTCTATTCTGAAAAATCCCGCCGCCTCGACGAGCCTTATTGCCACTGATCGTGCTGTTGGTCAGCGTGAGCGTCCCAGTGCTCCCAATCCCACCGCCGTCGGTACCAGCCGTATTATTACTGATTGTGCTGTTGGTCACGATGAGTGTGCCAGTATGAAAAACAAAAACTCCACCGCCGCTGCCAGTAGCGAAGCCATCGGTAATGGTTAAATCACTGAGATTAACCGTACCCTCTGTAACAATGACCACCCGACGAGTATTTTGACCACTAAGAATGGTATTTGCTGCCCCTTGCCCTTGGAGTGTCAAATTTTTATTAATAGTGATAGTTGCTGGGTCTGCAAACGTAGCCGCAGCTAAATTAACCGTGCCTCCATCAGTGACCACATCCACTCCGTTTTGAACCCAGCCACCACTCCCTACATTCACAGTCGTCGCTGTTTCAGATAACGTTGCTCCTGTCGTCAGCTTTATAATTGCATTTAGGTTTACTAGGGGCGTACTCAGTATTAAATTGTTAGAGTTTGCATTACCACTAGCATCAACTGCATTATTGACGGTAATGCTTTGAGTCGCTTGTAAATTTACATCGCTCGTATTTAATGCCGTCACAATAGTATTAGGCGAAATAAAGCTATTCGGGGGCGGATCCCCTGGATTAGCCGGAATCCCATCTGATCCGCCGGTTTGGACTGTAATTGTCTCAGGATCAAGTAACCACATCCCGACTGTTCCTTGGGGGGCTAATGTATTTACCCGAGCTGTTTCCCCAACTTGCAGCACATTTTTACCCGATGTCTCAACAAAACCACCATCCCCACCCAACTGTCCACCCCGGGCCATAATCGTGCCATTAAAGACCGTGCTATTATCCGCCCAATTAATCACTGTGCCGCCATCCCCTTGGGTCAGCGCATCCGCTGTGATCACGGTGTTGTTGTCCACATACAGGTGTTGGGCATTCAAACTACTATCTAGGCGACCTGTACCTGCACTACCCCCTAGGTAATCCCCACCTCCCAGGATCGTGCCACCACCCGTTTCACCATCGGCTCTCAACTGGGCATTAATCATTGCTACATTTTGACCGAGGACATTGATCTGTCCGCCCATCCCCTCAGGATTCGAGACATCCATTGTGCCACTGGCAACGGTCGTTGCTCCGTCCACTGGCACATTCACCTTACTGGGGTCATGAACCAAACTAATCGAACCATCGGCATTGTGTACTACACTATTGACCCGTGGACGATCTTCTCCTCCAGTGATCAATCGCGGTAAATCCACCGCTTCAATCACCCCATCTTCCGGTATCCGATCCGCCGGAATCTCTAAACTAAGGATCATTCCCTCCTGGGAAATCCGTACCATGCCCGTTTCTGGAACCGCCTGAATTGTGATCCGTCCCCCCGGAGCCGATAGGGTTCCTGTATTGAACACCTGATGACCCATCAATGTTAAATTTTGCCCTGGGCCAACGGCTAAATTCCCTTCATTGACGATAATTCCCGTGCTTAAAAACTCAAACCTGGTGGGGTTCCCGACGAGGTTGGCGTAGTCATTAAACCCATTAATATCAAAAACGCCGCCGTCAAAATGTACTTGCTGAGCCGTTGAGGCATGGAATGCCGCTGGTACGTTTAACTGGGCGTTGGGGCCAAAGACAATTCCTGCCGGATTAAGGAGATAGAGATTGCTGTTACCTCCCATCACCTGAATCAGACCATTGATATAGCTGACATCGCCACCATTCACGCCCGCCAGGATATTTTGAACCTTGGAATTGGATAAAAAATTAGCAATCTGACCATCACTTAGACCAAATTGCTTAAAGAGATGAAATAAATTTTTGCCATCCCTGGAAAATGCACCACCGCCAATGTCAAACTGCTGACCATTTACGGTAACGGTTGTACCTGTACCCCCAACCGCTGGTGTAATCTGGGCGAGAACAGGGGAGGGAAGAAGGCAACCCAGAATAGCAACTGAAGGGAACCACCGACGAATTGTTTTGAGCATTTATTTAGGGAAAGGAACGGGAATACCCCCAAACATAACGATGAAATCCCTGGCTGTCAAGGATTTTTTACATTTCTTTTGGTTAATATTGATGGTTTACTAACTTACTCTCTGAAACCACTGCTCTAGGTCATTCATAGCCCTGAAATCTAGGAACACTTTTCCGAGTTAGATTGAGCCTAGGTACGCTAATACCTTAGAAAAATGTTGGGGTAAGGGGGCCTCAAATGTTAGCTCCTCCTCGCTGATGGGATGGATGAGCGTCAAGGTTTGGGCATGGAGTATTTGACCGGGTATTTTAACCCGTAGGCGTGGACTATGACCGTAGAGAGGATCGCCGACGATGGGCCACCCCATGTGGGCTGCATGGACGCGAATTTGGTGGGTCCGTCCAGTTTCTAGGCGAAAATGGATCAGGTGGTAGGGGGCAAAGGAGGCCTTAATCTGCCAGTGAGTCACGGCCGATCGCCCCTTTTCTGGGGGAACAACTGCCATTTTCTTGCGATCGCCGGGATGACGGCCAATGGCTAAATCAATTGTGCCCTGCTGAGTTTTAGGGGTTCCATAGACGACACCAAGGTACTGCCGCTGCATGGTTCGGGTTTTCAGTTGTCCCTGAAGATGGCCGAGGGCGCGATCTGTTTTAGCGACGACCATAACGCCCGTTGTATCTTTATCCAGGCGATGGACAATCCCTGGCCGCTGCACCCCGCCAATCCCCCCTAGATTAGGACAATGGGCCAATAAGCCGTGAACTAAAGTCCCTTGATAATGACCTGGGGCAGGATGAACTACTAAACCGGCGGGTTTATTCAAGACTAATAGCTGTTCATCTTCAAATAAGATATCCAGTTCCATGGTTTCGGGTGCAATATCCAGGGGGACGGCCGCTGGTACTATTAACGCTAGGCGATCGCCCCGTTGGAGAATGTGCTTTTTCGTTTGGCAAACTTGGTCATTAATCTGCACCTGCCCCTCACCAATGAGTTGCTGAAGCCGCGATCGCGACAAATCTGGACACTCAGCCGCCAGAAAGCGATCCAACCGCTGGCCTATGCCATCATGATTAATTTCAAAAAAACGAGAATTGCTCACCTTCAAAGATTTAAGTTCATTTTAAGTTTATGTAAGTTCGCCATGAATGAATTGGCATAGTATTTAATTATTTGACATTGACCCGATCCAGTTGCGATCGTAGGGCCGTAAAACCACCTCCGAGACCAATAATAATCGCTAACCCCCAAAGAACCTTGGGCAGTCCCACCCATGTTTCCGCTAAACCCGCTAAGGCTAAGGGAACCGTCAAGGCAATATTGACAAGGTTATTTTGCAAACCAAAGATTGTCCCCCGCTGATCTTCGGGAGTTAAGGTTTGTAGTGTCGTCTGCATGGGAATGGCAATTAGGGCGGCAAAGAAACCGAGGCCGGCAATTAAGCCTAAACTAGCCCCTAAAGAACTGTAGAACAGTCCCAGGGCTGTCAGCATGATCGCCATGCCAAAACAACCCACCAAGCTCCAGAACCGATAGGCTAACCGTTGACCCAGCAAATTAAGCAGGACAATACCCATCCCCATGCCCACCGCCCCCGCCGCCAGCAAAAAGCCAAATTGATCCGTATCTAGGGCGGGAATAATTTCTGCCAGTCGAATCAGTAAAACCGACAGGGCCGCCAACACCGAAAAGAGAACCACTAACTGGATTAAGGCATTACTGAGAAGGGGTTGCTTCTTGAGGAGACGAAAGCCAAGCCGTAGGTCTTTCCAAACCTGACCATAGGTGAGGGAGGGAAGGGGACATTGTTCTGATGCCGAGAGAAATTGCAATCCTAGGGCGGCTCCACCATAACTAGCGGCCACTAACATGGCTCCCCCCCCATCCCCCAGACGACTGGCCAGGGAGAGGAGGGGTTCTCCGGCCGCAAAGCCGACAATAACGGCTGCCATCATCGTTAAGGTATAGAGGGAATTGGCACTGAGCAACTGTCCCTTGGCCACTAATAACGGTATGGCTGACTGCTCCGCGGGGGAGAAAAACTGGGTGAGGGTGGAAATCCCGAAGGTGAGGGCCAAAAGCAAGACAAAGCCAACCATCTGCCCGGGCCAGAGCCAAATACTCAAGGGTAAAAGGGTGACAAAAACCGCCCGACCTAAATTCGTCCACACCAAGGTACGTTTTTTGGGCCAGCGATCGACGAATACCCCGGCCAAGGAACCAAACAGCACTGCTGGAATCGTAAAAACCACCATGATCGCAGAGACCCAAGGGCTAATACTTTGATGGGGAGGCTGAAAAAACTCCGTGGTCAGGGCAATGACGAGAACCAGATAAATTTTATCCGCCAGTTGGGAGAGAACCTGGCCCAGCCACAAAATAATAAAATTGCGATTTTGCCAGAGGGGGGGATCCTCCAGATCGGGCAAGGATGCAATCTCACTGGGACGCAGTTCTGGCTCAACGGTCATGGGGCAAACCAACGGAAATCTGGGATATGGGTGAAAAACAGACATCGAATAGGGGAGCGACCCGCAGCGGTTTTTCCAGGTGAAATTGAATATAGTGGCGCAAAACCTTCTCCAGGGCTAACCATACTGCCAAGGAGTAGGGGGGGCGCTGATCCAGAAAATCCTTTATTTCTAGGTTCTGGATGGTTCTCTGAGCTAACCACTGTCCTAGGCACACTTCCGCCACTGTGAGTTGAATATCCATGGACTGATAGGCCGTCCCCCCCCCGCGCTGATCTGGGCCATCCAGCAATCCCAGGGGGCCACCCGCCGCAAAACTAAAGCCCACACGCCAATCAATATCCGCTGTTTCTGTTTCTAGGGGACGACCCGTTTGCAGGCAAATATCCCATCGTGGGGCAATGCCCGTTAGCTCAAGGATCGAAAAGATTGCCCGCAACAGTATCGCTAGGGCATCTTCAGGAAAAACCTGCTCTAAATGGGCTAGGGTTTGGCAAATCAGGGTAAATAATTCCCCTTGGGGATGGTCACTGAGGGCTTGATAGAGGATCAGTTCCCCTAGGTATTGGCCCGCCGTTAGATTCGGGAGTTGCCGCATCAGTCCTGGATAGGAAGCGAGGGTTTCCGCTTGGGAAATTTTATCTAAACTGCGGCCTTCAATGACGAATAACTGGTTAACAACAAGTAAGGCGGTACGTCCCCCCAATTTGGATCGGGGTTTCCGACAGCCGGGGGCCACTAAACGGATCAGGCCCGCTTCCGGGGTGAGAATGGTCAATAAGCGGTCTGCTTCCCCTAGGGGCATAGATTTTAGGTTAATGCCCGTGGTTGTGTAGGTGCGGCCCATGGTGATGCAACATAGTTAAACGGGGAGTTAGTAGTCCGTTTCCTCTCTTTTCAGACTATCGCGGTTTTGGATGAGATCAATGCCTCGGGAGGTACCTAGGCGAGTTGCCCCGGCTGCAATTAATTCTAGGGCCTGTTGTGGGCTGCGAATGCCCCCCGATGCTTTAACACCAATGCGATCGCCCGCCACCGAGCGAAGTAACTGGACATCTTCTACCGTTGCGCCGCCCCGCCAACCCGTACTGGTTTTGAGAAAAGCAACCCCGGCATCTAAGCAAATTTCTGCGGCCAGTTTCTTTTCTGCCGTACTTAAGACCGATGTTTCTAAAATGGCCTTGACAGGAATGCCCGTTCCATCACAAATGGCGGCAATATCTTGATACACTGCTTCGCTATTCTCAGCTTTGAGCCAACCCAGATTAATCACCACATCAATTTCCGCCGCACCATGATCGACGGCTTCCTGGGCTTCGTAGAGTTTCGTGGCAGAACTATGGGCCCCTGTGGGAAAGCCAATGACCGTACAGACCTTGGTGGCTTTGTGGTGGAGAGTCTCAGCAGCAAACTTGACCCAGATGGGGGCAATGCAAACCAAGGGAAATTTCCACTGATCAGCTTCGGCACAGCACTGGGCGATCGCCGCTTCCGTGGCTAGGGGATCTAGCAGGGTATGTTCAATATAGGTTGCCAGGTCAATGCTGTCGAGATTCTTGGGACTCATAAATTCATTCTTCTGCGGAAATGTATAGTACACCCGTCAGGTGATTTGCTATTTGTCATCTTAGACAGATGTCGTCAAGATCGTAGTCCATGTTGGGGCTAAGGTGTACGATCTTCACAGATGCGATCGCGAATTTCCCGCGAGTCTTGTTGGGGAGGACGCAGGAGGTCACTAGAATGATGGCTAAAATTTAGATGCGTGGCCCCTGATTAAAATAGATAGGATAATCAGCAGCGATGATTTTGCGTGTACGAATAATATTTAGATCAGAAAGAGCACCGACGACTGGCCGTGTTTCGTCTCGGTGCTCTTAACTGGTTCGCTCCTCACACATTAAGAACCATAGCAGAATTGATCAGGTTTGTCATCATTCGTGATGGTTTTTATTATATTTTCTCAAAGTATTTCTAAAAAAGTCTGGTCAATGCGTATTGTTGCGTAACTGATGCCTTAAAACTTTCCCTTGAGCATTTCGGGGCAATTTCGGGAGGGGAATCCATTCCTTGGGGCAGTTATGGGGCGCGAGGCGTTGTTTGAGTTCCTGGGCAAGGAGATCGCCCGTAACCATTCCAGAATCTTGAACCGGTACATAATAGGCCGTGACCTGTTCTCCCCAATGGGGATGGGCCTGACCGCACACATAGACATCTTGAACCAGGCCCGTGTCATAGAGGGCCGCTTCGATCGCCTCTGGATAAATATTTTCCCCGCCACTAATGATTTTGCGACTTTGGCGGCCCACCAGATGTAATTGTCCCTGGAGGTCAAAATAGCCGAGATCGTCGGTGACAAACATAGGTTCAGAAAAGGGGTAGGGATAATAACCCCTCGTCAGGGAGGTTGAGGCAATGGCAAGGGTTCCAATGCCCGTCTCTGGGTCACCATCCAACACATAGATTTGGCCATGGGGTAAGACCCGGCCACAACTGCGATCGCCCCGGAGAAAATCTCCCCTTCCTTGGCAGGCGATCAATGCCGCAGTTTCCGTCATGCCATAACTGAGGCAGAGGGGGAAGTGGGCCGTGAATGCTGCCTCTAATAATCGCGGCCAAGGGGGTGCGCCACCAATAATAATGCTGTAACAATGTTGCAGCCATGGCCATAGCGGTGGCTTTTGTAATAACTGGTGAAGTTGGGTGGGCACTAGGGATAGGAAAAACGCAGAACCATCCAACGGAGTGAGATGATCTAGCTGGGCAATTCCCCCTGGCACTAAAATGACCTGGCCGCCCGTCCAGAGGGCCCGCAATATCTGCATTAAGCCACTCACATGGTATAGAGGCAAGACACAGATCGCGTTAAGAGGTTGATTCCCTGGAAAAAAGTGGGCTTGCATACCCGCGATCGCTGCCCCTAGGGTTGACCATTGGTGCATTGCAAAGCGAATTTGACCACTACTGCCGCCGGTGGGGATGTGGATCCCTGGCATTGAGGGGGGGCGATCTCCCAGAAGGATATTCACCTGTTGCCATTCTTGGTATTGCCAGTGGGGGTTTCCTAAAAATATGGGTCGATTTCCTAGGGCTGCCGCTAAGAATTGGGCCAGAAGGGAGATCGGGTCAGGGGGTGCGATCGCCAAGGATTGTCGAGATACTAGATCGCTTTCAGGGTTCAAATCATGGTTCAAAGCAGCTAATTTTTCCTGGATCAGAGCCTGCAACCATGGCGTTTGATTCATCAACTTGCCCCGGTCGTCTAAAACGAGTAACCAGTCGGCCCGGTTTCCTAAGCACTGGTATAACCTTTCAATCTCCCGATGGTTATCTGTTTCCGGTGGTTGATGACCGTGAGCCATGGCAAGGCTACCTCAGTCTAGGGTTGACTTCCACGGGTTTTGTTTTTAATGCCGGCTGCCATCCCCAAATACCCGCCAAGAGAACCCAAACAGGAAATAGATTGGTGATCTGATCTAGGGTGGGGCGATACATAATGATTCCACAAGCTGATTCTACAAGGGACGGCTGATTGAAGAATCTGAAAATATAGACAGATTTTAACTCAGGGTATAAAATTCGATTATTAATACCATATTCTATATTGCCTCTCTCTTTTTCCAGGAAATTTAAGTAAATTGATCATGTTTGATCCGGATACAATCCAATCCCGCGGCCATCTGCTGACGGAACAAATTAATCCCGCCAGTGTTAACTTAGATCAACTGTCATCCCTGGAATTGGTGGATCTCTTCAACCGGGAAGATGAAAAAGTCCTCGCGGCGATCGCCCAGGCCAGGGAATCGTTGGCCCTCGCCATTGATGGAACGGCTAAGAGACTGCGCCAAGGCGGGCGGTTATTCTACATTGGAGCCGGCACCAGCGGCCGCTTGGGGGTACTCGATGCCGCCGAATGTCCACCCACGTTCTGCTCTTCTCCAGAAATGGTGCAGGGAATTTTAGCCGGCGGTGCGGCAGCCCTAGTGAAAAGTTCGGAGGGGCTGGAAGATCTGCGCGGAGATGGTTCCCAGGCGATCGCCGAGTATGGGGTAACATCCCAGGATGTGGTGGTTGGCATTACCGCCGGAGGCACAACACCCTACGTCCAAGGAGCGTTGGAGACAGCCAAACAGGTTCAAGCTCTGACGATTTTTATGGCCTGTGTACCGCTAGAACAGGTGAGTTTAACCACCGTCGATATTGATATTCGCCTGCTGGTGGGCCCAGAACTCTTGACGGGTTCAACCCGATTAAAGGCAGGTACGGTCACAAAAATTGCCCTGAATATTCTTTCGACGGGCGTAATGGTCAAGTTGGGAAAGGTCTATGGCAACCGGATGATTGACGTGGCCGTGACCAATAGTAAACTGCTTGACCGGGCCCTACGCATGATTATGGATTTGACCGATCTATCCCGGCCCCAGGCCGCCGAGTTGCTCAATGCCAGTGGTCAGCGAGTCAAGTTAGCTCTTTTAATGCACTGGGCCGGTGTTGATGCCGCAGGGGGCGATCGTCTCTTGGCGGAACACCAGGGTCAATTACGTCCTGCCTTAGCTGCGATGCAACCGTGAAGAAACTTCATATCGCCATTTCCACCAATAATATCGAAGCAACCGTTGCTGACTATAGCAATCGCTTGGGGGAAGAGCCATGTTTGCTGATTCCAGGCCAATATGCCCTATGGAGAACGGAGAGCCTAAACCTTTCTATCCGCCAAAACGCTTCATCCAGTCCCGGAACCCTTAGACATCTGGGGTGGGAAGATCCGGCAGCAACTGAGTTCACCCAGGAGACTGATGTCAATGGTATTGTTTGGGAACGGTTCAATGCAGACCATCAAGCTCAGGAAATTAATGAGCTTTGGCCTGGGACGAGTTATTCCTGCAATTGATCAACAGTATCCAAGAAAGGGCCAACCTGGAAATCGCCACAGAATCAGCGGTGTGATCACCGTCCAGGTCACAGCATGAAAAACTGCAATCTTCCCAGATAAGTTCATGGGCAACTGAAAGAGTCCTTGTAGAAGCCACCGATCTAGGGGCATGACCCATACCCACATCAAGCAAATCCAGGCCAGGCCTAACCAAAAAATCAGCCAGCGATAGTTTGTATTAAAGCGTTCAAAAAAGTCAGTCACCACAAACTCATTCAGGCGATTTACCTCTCCCCCCTGATAATGCCCGCCGGTTTGGAGTACGGCTGATTCTAATTCTGGGGCCCTTGAACCAATGACAATGGCATTAATCTTAACGCGATGCTCTTTGGCTTCCGTGATAACCGCAGGATCAATGGCAGCTTCTCCGTCCGTGACTAAAAGTAATTCTCGGCAGCGATTGGGGACTTGGCGCAGTTGATCCGTTGCCGCCGCGATCGCCCCGGTGAGATTAGTGCCATCGGGGTCTACTTGGGGCAGAAGATCTGCACGGCTGAGGGCTTGATCAAGCTGGGATATCAATACATCGGGATTCGTATGAAATTGGGGCGTTAGGTAAACCACATTACGACCAAACCCATGAATCATGATGTAATTGGGCTGGCGTAGTACCTCATTATTTTTGAGAATATAGTCCTTGGCGGCGGTAACCTCTTGGGCGACAATCGTCCCCGGCTGATTAAAGGTATTGATATTATTGTTAAACGTGCTACCACTGAGATCAAGGGATAGGACAACGGCAACATTGGGACGGCCCAGGCCAACCACACTAAATAGCAGTGCCAAAATCAGGCAGCCCACCAATAGAATCAGGGGAATTTGAAAGTGGGGATCATGCCATAGCTGTCGCCGTCGCCCATGCATCAATTTAGGTTTCCAAGTATCAATGCCTATATCAAATCACAGGTGAGCAACCCCAGTCTAAATTTTTATTTATCAGGGACTAACGTTTCAGTCGTTACCGTTTGCGGCTCCGGCGGAGAGGGTTGAATCACATGGGGTAATCGGGCAGCTTTCATTCCCCGCTTAATCACCCGACTGGTTTCCTTAAATAACACAAAGAGAGGGAGTTGCCGACTTGCTCCCTCATTAAAGACATCCCGATGTTGGAGGGGCATATCCCAGCTATAGGCACGACTTAAAATAATTTGGATTTGCCGCCAGCGGCTCAATAATGCGGAAAACGTTTCCCCAGGACGATGGATCAGGATTAGAATTTCCACGTCAGTTTTCACCTTCCACTCTGGATCGCACATCAGGAAAACCAGATCACAGGGCAGGAGGAGAGATTTAACCTGCGATCGCTGGTTAGGAGCCGTTGCCGGTATTTGAATTTCGGCAATGGGCAGGGGAATACTGATTAAACTTTCCTGGGGACGACGCATACTCGGCATCATTTCCAAGTACGGTCGATACTGACGCAACAGATGGGTGGCTTGGGCCGAGTCACTGTAACGACTCAGAACCTCTTCGTATTGGTTGGGGGAGATGGCCATGGACGTTTAGGGTCGGGAAACGGCAGGACTATTCTTAAGATACCAACGCCACGGAATATCTTGCCCTTGTTTCAAGCCGATTCGCGTTGTTTGTACCAGTTCAAGGGAATTTTTGAGATGGGGAGGGCGCGGTTCTAGCCAAAGACCCGTTTCCGGCGCGAGGGGTTGGCCGGATAATTGGCGATCGATGCCCAATACACGACATAATTTACCCGGCCCGGCGGCCAAACGATGAAAATTCTTGGGGCTAATATCTTGGTTCAGGGGTGGGGTGAAAGGGTCTAGGGCCAGGGCGCGAATCAGGACAGCACTGGCAATACCGGCACGATCCGTCACAAGATTCAGACAGTGATGGATGCCATAAATTAAATAAACGT carries:
- the murQ gene encoding N-acetylmuramic acid 6-phosphate etherase; the encoded protein is MFDPDTIQSRGHLLTEQINPASVNLDQLSSLELVDLFNREDEKVLAAIAQARESLALAIDGTAKRLRQGGRLFYIGAGTSGRLGVLDAAECPPTFCSSPEMVQGILAGGAAALVKSSEGLEDLRGDGSQAIAEYGVTSQDVVVGITAGGTTPYVQGALETAKQVQALTIFMACVPLEQVSLTTVDIDIRLLVGPELLTGSTRLKAGTVTKIALNILSTGVMVKLGKVYGNRMIDVAVTNSKLLDRALRMIMDLTDLSRPQAAELLNASGQRVKLALLMHWAGVDAAGGDRLLAEHQGQLRPALAAMQP
- a CDS encoding vWA domain-containing protein, with translation MMHGRRRQLWHDPHFQIPLILLVGCLILALLFSVVGLGRPNVAVVLSLDLSGSTFNNNINTFNQPGTIVAQEVTAAKDYILKNNEVLRQPNYIMIHGFGRNVVYLTPQFHTNPDVLISQLDQALSRADLLPQVDPDGTNLTGAIAAATDQLRQVPNRCRELLLVTDGEAAIDPAVITEAKEHRVKINAIVIGSRAPELESAVLQTGGHYQGGEVNRLNEFVVTDFFERFNTNYRWLIFWLGLAWICLMWVWVMPLDRWLLQGLFQLPMNLSGKIAVFHAVTWTVITPLILWRFPGWPFLGYC
- a CDS encoding DNA-3-methyladenine glycosylase; this encodes MEYLDSTWLARPCEIVSPELIGCILVRRRSDGQIYRGMIVETEAYVQGDPACHGHQRQTRRNAPMFGSPGLLYVYLIYGIHHCLNLVTDRAGIASAVLIRALALDPFTPPLNQDISPKNFHRLAAGPGKLCRVLGIDRQLSGQPLAPETGLWLEPRPPHLKNSLELVQTTRIGLKQGQDIPWRWYLKNSPAVSRP